A part of Crassostrea angulata isolate pt1a10 chromosome 5, ASM2561291v2, whole genome shotgun sequence genomic DNA contains:
- the LOC128183094 gene encoding uncharacterized protein LOC128183094, translating to MAGLLICIMAICPSLIYGYLGITYNLKDCNEVPPVQFCGRAARQIPPIVLYFYHATSGKCEPFLWSDCPDSHSNNVFPTKEQCQDICKDPLTVMNPGDED from the exons ATGGCGGGACTACTAATCTGTATAATGGCGATCTGTCCGTCTTTGATATACGGGTACCTGGGAATTACTTATAACTTGAAAG actGCAATGAAGTTCCCCCGGTCCAGTTCTGCGGTCGAGCCGCCCGGCAAATCCCACCGATTGTGCTCTACTTTTACCATGCTACTTCCGGGAAATGTGAACCGTTCTTGTGGTCGGACTGTCCCGATTCCCACTCCAACAATGTGTTCCCGACAAAGGAGCAGTGTCAGGACATCTGTAAGGACCCCCTCACAGTGATGAACCCCGGGGACGAGGACTAA
- the LOC128183089 gene encoding short-chain collagen C4-like, with protein MGGILHTCIAVVVLLLAFVLGVAFIFEQKIQDLQNELASLKRKRSETKVELLDNTGSLFTRWGRSDCPTTATLIYKGYTGGSLYTHKGAASNYLCLPENPQWGTRSLNNNFKAFVYGAEYENIFFGENALQQDVPCSVCKTKTGTNSVMIPARTSCYDGWTIQYKGYLGAGYHDHPASTEYICVDENVQFVPGGYENKNGVLIYSVVAKCGSLRCHPYIENKPIACVLCSN; from the exons ATGGGAGGgattctacatacatgtattgcgGTGGTTGTACTTCTGCTAGCATTTGTATTAGGAGTAGCGTTCATTTTTGAGCAAAAAATACAAGACCTCCAAAATGAGCTAGCTTCCTTGAAACGAAAGAGAAGTGAAACGAAAGTAGAGTTACTTGACAATACAG GTTCTTTGTTCACGAGATGGGGAAGATCCGATTGCCCGACCACAGCTACATTGATTTACAAAG gttACACTGGTGGATCATTGTACACCCACAAAGGCGCTGCCTCGAATTATCTCTGCCTTCCAGAGAACCCTCAATGGGGAACACGATCTCTCAATAATAACTTTAAAGCATTTGTGTATGGGGCTGAAtacgaaaatatttttttcggaGAAAATGCTCTTCAACAGGATGTTCCATGCAGTGTGTGTAAAACAAAAACGGGAACCAATTCCGTAATGATTCCGGCCAGAACTTCGTGCTATGACGGCTGGACAATTCAGTACAAAGGATATCTAGGAGCAGGCTACCATGACCATCCTGCAAGTACGGAGTACATCTGTGTTGatgaaaatgttcaatttgTTCCTGGAGgatatgaaaataagaatgGTGTACTTATATACTCAGTGGTTGCCAAATGTGGATCATTAAGATGTCACCCATACATAGAAAACAAACCTATAGCATGTGTTTTGTGttctaattaa
- the LOC128183085 gene encoding uncharacterized protein LOC128183085 isoform X2, with product MERMCALPMQHLMATVILALALGLAFMLEHKFQELEEELVYLKRNYKTLETECDMLKSKVESYEHVFSKENGSLKEQVRVIQTDVGSLKIQMENLKQAALNTGYTGGSWYNHKGAASNFLCLPENPQWGTRSLNNFQAFVYGAEYENNFFGGNAHQQDVPCSVCKTKTGTNSVMIPARISCYDGWTIQYKGYLGAGFHNHLASTEYVCVDENIQFIPGGYENKDGKLIYPVVAKCGSLRCHPYIENKPIACVVCSY from the exons ATGGAAAGAATGTGTGCCCTTCCAATGCAGCACTTGATGGCAACTGTTATTCTTGCTCTTGCCTTAGGATTAGCTTTTATGCTGGAGCACAAATTCCAAGAGCTTGAAGAAGAGCTGgtgtatttaaaaagaaattacaaaacTCTCGAAACGGAATGTGATATGTTAAAATCGAAAGTTGAATCATACGAACATGTATTCAGCAAAGAGAACGGAAGTTTGAAAGAACAGGTGCGAGTTATTCAAACAGATGTGGGCTCTTTGAAAATACAGATGGAAAACTTGAAACAAGCAGCATTGAACACGG GTTACACTGGTGGCTCATGGTACAACCACAAAGGTGCTGCCTCGAATTTCCTCTGCCTACCTGAGAACCCTCAATGGGGAACACGATCCCTCAATAACTTCCAAGCATTTGTGTATGGAGCTGAATACGAAAACAACTTTTTCGGTGGGAATGCCCATCAACAGGATGTTCCATGCAGTGtgtgtaaaacaaaaacaggaactAATTCCGTAATGATCCCGGCCAGAATTTCGTGCTATGACGGTTGGACAATTCAGTACAAAGGATATCTAGGAGCAGGCTTCCATAACCATCTTGCAAGTACGGAGTACGTCTGTGttgatgaaaatattcaatttattcCCGGAGGATACGAAAATAAGGATGGTAAACTAATATATCCCGTGGTTGCCAAATGCGGATCGTTAAGATGTCACCCATACATAGAAAACAAACCTATAGCTTGTGTCGTGTGTTCTTATTAA
- the LOC128183085 gene encoding short-chain collagen C4-like isoform X1 yields MERMCALPMQHLMATVILALALGLAFMLEHKFQELEEELVYLKRNYKTLETECDMLKSKVESYEHVFSKENGSLKEQVRVIQTDVGSLKIQMENLKQAALNTGSWFTRWGRSDCPATSTLIYKGYTGGSWYNHKGAASNFLCLPENPQWGTRSLNNFQAFVYGAEYENNFFGGNAHQQDVPCSVCKTKTGTNSVMIPARISCYDGWTIQYKGYLGAGFHNHLASTEYVCVDENIQFIPGGYENKDGKLIYPVVAKCGSLRCHPYIENKPIACVVCSY; encoded by the exons ATGGAAAGAATGTGTGCCCTTCCAATGCAGCACTTGATGGCAACTGTTATTCTTGCTCTTGCCTTAGGATTAGCTTTTATGCTGGAGCACAAATTCCAAGAGCTTGAAGAAGAGCTGgtgtatttaaaaagaaattacaaaacTCTCGAAACGGAATGTGATATGTTAAAATCGAAAGTTGAATCATACGAACATGTATTCAGCAAAGAGAACGGAAGTTTGAAAGAACAGGTGCGAGTTATTCAAACAGATGTGGGCTCTTTGAAAATACAGATGGAAAACTTGAAACAAGCAGCATTGAACACGG GTTCGTGGTTCACGAGATGGGGAAGATCAGATTGTCCAGCAACGTCAACGTTAATCTACAAAG GTTACACTGGTGGCTCATGGTACAACCACAAAGGTGCTGCCTCGAATTTCCTCTGCCTACCTGAGAACCCTCAATGGGGAACACGATCCCTCAATAACTTCCAAGCATTTGTGTATGGAGCTGAATACGAAAACAACTTTTTCGGTGGGAATGCCCATCAACAGGATGTTCCATGCAGTGtgtgtaaaacaaaaacaggaactAATTCCGTAATGATCCCGGCCAGAATTTCGTGCTATGACGGTTGGACAATTCAGTACAAAGGATATCTAGGAGCAGGCTTCCATAACCATCTTGCAAGTACGGAGTACGTCTGTGttgatgaaaatattcaatttattcCCGGAGGATACGAAAATAAGGATGGTAAACTAATATATCCCGTGGTTGCCAAATGCGGATCGTTAAGATGTCACCCATACATAGAAAACAAACCTATAGCTTGTGTCGTGTGTTCTTATTAA